In the genome of Shewanella glacialimarina, one region contains:
- a CDS encoding EAL domain-containing protein — MKSIKLGIVPPQQYVLNDSLHQLFDAVNIVSVQGYDEERRVIYWNVGSELLYGYSKEEALGQKLEDLIIPPSMRELVITAHHNWITQGTKIPASEITLCHKNGSDVSVFSSHVLFINQYNKKQMYCLDVNLADVKHAQSQAEFKDHMLKTIIEALPDLFFLMEMDGTIIDYHGADQKNLFVAPSQFIGKRMTDLLPDEAVSKFQAHIDKVLHQHGMTTFEYELNMPQGLVYFEARLSYLASYNQIVAIIRDISEQYKSAEIIRKQAYFDALTSLPNRFLALDRLSQMLLESERNDEQTAVLFLDLDDFKKVNDSLGHEVGDKVLIESANRLKHTLREADIVGRLGGDEFIVLLRGIKEQHDALVITDNLLKAFRAPFIIDGRELMLTVSIGVAIYPENGLCASDLLRNADTAMYRAKDLGRNTSSFFSKEMNAMMIRRFKIEEQMHGALERKEFELYYQPQFDVKKRQITGAEALLRWHNSTLGNVTPDEFIPIAEHTGLIVPIGRFVLKQALYFLHQWQNIYQQKYTMAVNLSPRQFRDAELLSVITNAIIDANVSAEDLELEITEGVLMIGQSQIHDALVKINALGIKLSMDDFGTGYSSLSYLRQYDFDVLKIDRSFINGIPLNKADCELVNAIISMAHSLGLTVVAEGVETLEQLTLLDKLGCDLVQGYYFSKPIPAKLFLDFAANYNLKK; from the coding sequence ATGAAATCAATCAAGCTAGGCATTGTGCCTCCTCAGCAATATGTTCTCAATGATTCGCTTCACCAATTGTTTGACGCTGTAAACATTGTTTCGGTGCAAGGATACGATGAAGAACGGCGGGTGATCTATTGGAATGTGGGCAGTGAGTTACTTTATGGTTACAGTAAAGAAGAAGCATTAGGACAAAAGCTAGAAGATCTCATTATTCCTCCCTCTATGCGTGAGTTAGTGATTACTGCGCATCATAATTGGATAACACAAGGAACAAAAATTCCTGCATCAGAAATTACCCTATGCCATAAAAATGGCAGTGATGTCAGTGTGTTTTCAAGCCATGTACTGTTTATTAACCAATATAATAAAAAACAAATGTACTGTCTTGATGTTAATTTAGCCGATGTTAAGCATGCTCAATCCCAGGCTGAATTTAAAGATCATATGCTGAAGACGATCATTGAGGCCTTACCTGATTTATTTTTCTTGATGGAAATGGACGGGACTATCATTGATTACCATGGGGCAGATCAAAAAAATCTCTTCGTTGCACCCAGTCAGTTTATCGGCAAACGCATGACTGACCTTTTACCTGATGAGGCTGTGAGTAAGTTTCAAGCTCATATAGATAAAGTATTACATCAACACGGAATGACTACCTTTGAATATGAGTTAAATATGCCCCAAGGATTAGTTTATTTCGAGGCAAGGTTGAGCTATCTCGCTTCATATAATCAAATTGTGGCCATTATTCGTGATATTAGTGAACAATATAAATCAGCCGAAATCATCCGTAAACAGGCATATTTTGATGCCTTAACCTCATTACCCAATCGTTTCTTAGCACTGGACCGTTTATCACAAATGCTGCTTGAGTCTGAGAGAAATGATGAGCAAACAGCGGTACTTTTTCTTGATTTAGATGATTTCAAAAAAGTGAATGACTCATTAGGACATGAAGTCGGTGATAAAGTGTTAATCGAGTCAGCCAATAGATTAAAGCACACTCTGCGAGAAGCCGATATTGTCGGTCGTTTAGGCGGTGATGAGTTTATCGTGTTATTGCGTGGTATCAAAGAGCAGCATGATGCGTTAGTTATTACTGACAATTTGCTCAAAGCCTTTAGAGCACCCTTTATCATAGATGGTAGGGAGTTAATGCTGACGGTAAGTATTGGTGTGGCCATTTACCCTGAAAATGGCCTATGTGCCTCTGATTTACTGCGTAATGCCGATACAGCCATGTATCGAGCCAAAGATTTAGGACGTAATACTAGTTCGTTTTTCTCTAAAGAAATGAATGCCATGATGATCCGCCGCTTTAAAATTGAAGAACAAATGCATGGCGCATTGGAGCGTAAAGAATTTGAATTATATTACCAACCCCAATTTGATGTTAAAAAAAGACAGATTACCGGTGCAGAAGCACTGTTGCGTTGGCACAATTCAACACTGGGTAATGTCACTCCTGATGAATTTATCCCTATTGCAGAACATACTGGCTTGATTGTACCAATTGGGCGATTTGTACTGAAACAAGCGCTGTACTTTTTACATCAATGGCAAAATATTTATCAACAAAAATATACTATGGCAGTTAATTTGTCTCCGCGTCAATTTAGGGATGCAGAGCTGCTGAGTGTAATCACAAATGCGATTATTGATGCTAATGTAAGTGCCGAAGATTTGGAACTTGAAATTACTGAAGGCGTGTTAATGATTGGCCAATCACAAATTCATGATGCTTTGGTTAAAATTAATGCGTTGGGCATAAAATTATCAATGGATGATTTTGGTACAGGTTATTCATCTTTAAGTTATTTAAGGCAATATGACTTTGATGTATTAAAAATTGACCGTAGCTTTATTAATGGCATACCGTTAAATAAAGCCGATTGTGAATTAGTCAATGCCATTATTTCCATGGCGCATAGTTTAGGGCTGACAGTGGTTGCCGAAGGTGTTGAAACACTCGAACAACTAACATTGTTAGATAAATTGGGCTGTGATTTAGTACAGGGCTATTATTTTAGTAAACCTATACCAGCAAAGCTATTTCTCGATTTTGCTGCCAATTATAATCTAAAAAA
- a CDS encoding exo-alpha-sialidase: MIKIIKLFLVFISVYSFICTDVYADNIVAKFDASNSVSPISQGWSDFTNAQAVGSTEQDLGATVWKADGTSGRSQWNIVPNTQQNADANAKGWKMTWTSRLDSGGYITDYYSNGALRFLPILSINASGDLIVSLVGGGTHTLVSNSGSAAYHDYAVEYDATKQLATFSFDGVVIESAWAGESSSQNMIAWGNGSSNINGIGYYKSVAFTIKASALPRKANIVAQWDTSELIFDGATQFLAIEADLPSVKMLTQGSIYTQFKATGTTATIFSASNTAEGSSEFALLINSDGTLRIHARENGVFVNDAKTTTTYNNNQDHKALIMVNANGTKIYVDGVLQFSDSTSNFISSVTELDTMSIGRNFDNTGGQWYFSGSVYETRIYDDVFTAKQAETLTSLSNVVAVFDASIDTNPTAVGWTNDSAGSGIGSLVTDQNQTAWKANGTNGRAEWEILPSLQVNNDASTLGWKMTTTSRIVSGSAISDYYANGSQRFLALLSINANGDLIANLEGGGNHTLVPATGAQQYHTYEIAYDVATALASFSFDGTLIEEWAGSASNQNVIVWGNGSSGTNGIANYRYVSFETFGRGPEIFESVVFQGGQEGNDGMSHYRIPSMVQSGDGSLLAFIEGRPSGGDPGQTGQINISMKRSIDKGRTWLPVQIIDQNPSYDYSDPRPFIDKATNTVYVFYVQWPDLCAQNGNCVGPNDANYIFYRTSRDNGVTWDEPIDVTAQIKDPTWRSINPGPGQGIQLQWQTVAQGNHNSRLIFPAIVRAGNSNFYVATVFSDDSGATWQKGSFTPVSGPTEADMVELSDGTLLLSARNDGGAAGTRYHFLSHDAGVTWVQTSHDLVVSKVDIGLTRYSAVRSGDIEDRILVSAPMGISSGPNRNNLAIWSSLDEGVTFGTPHQLVYGVSAYSDIVSLHDGSIGIIYEATGSTLLKFINVELEQIK; this comes from the coding sequence CCAAAGGTTGGAAAATGACATGGACGAGTCGGCTTGATTCGGGCGGTTATATTACTGATTATTACTCAAATGGTGCATTACGGTTTTTACCTATTCTAAGTATTAATGCAAGTGGTGATTTAATCGTATCACTTGTGGGCGGCGGCACTCATACCTTAGTCAGCAATTCAGGTTCAGCTGCTTATCATGACTATGCTGTTGAATACGATGCGACTAAACAATTAGCCACCTTTAGTTTTGATGGTGTTGTCATTGAATCAGCTTGGGCTGGTGAGAGCAGCAGTCAGAATATGATTGCCTGGGGTAATGGGTCTTCAAATATTAATGGTATTGGTTATTACAAAAGTGTTGCCTTTACTATTAAGGCTAGTGCTTTACCCCGCAAAGCTAACATTGTTGCCCAATGGGACACCTCAGAGTTAATTTTCGATGGTGCAACTCAGTTTTTAGCTATTGAGGCCGACTTACCCTCGGTGAAAATGTTAACTCAAGGAAGTATCTATACCCAATTTAAAGCAACAGGGACTACAGCGACTATCTTCAGTGCTTCAAATACCGCAGAGGGTTCTAGTGAGTTTGCACTTTTAATCAATAGTGATGGTACTTTACGTATCCATGCTCGTGAGAATGGTGTGTTCGTTAATGATGCAAAAACCACCACCACCTACAATAATAATCAAGACCATAAAGCCTTGATTATGGTTAATGCAAATGGCACAAAAATATATGTTGATGGGGTCCTTCAATTTTCAGACAGTACGAGTAATTTTATAAGCTCAGTAACCGAGTTAGATACGATGAGTATTGGGCGTAACTTCGATAATACAGGTGGTCAGTGGTATTTTAGTGGTTCTGTATACGAGACTCGTATTTACGATGACGTATTTACTGCGAAACAAGCTGAAACTTTAACCAGTTTATCCAATGTTGTAGCAGTGTTTGATGCGAGTATTGACACTAATCCAACCGCTGTGGGTTGGACAAATGACTCTGCTGGATCAGGTATTGGTTCGTTAGTTACCGACCAAAACCAAACCGCCTGGAAGGCTAATGGTACTAATGGGCGTGCTGAATGGGAGATTTTGCCAAGCTTACAAGTTAATAATGATGCGAGCACCCTAGGCTGGAAAATGACTACAACAAGCCGCATAGTGTCAGGTAGTGCTATATCTGACTATTATGCCAATGGTTCACAACGTTTTTTAGCTTTATTAAGCATTAATGCTAATGGTGATTTAATTGCAAATCTTGAAGGTGGTGGCAACCATACTTTGGTTCCTGCAACCGGTGCTCAGCAATATCATACTTATGAAATTGCCTATGATGTAGCCACTGCATTAGCGAGTTTTAGTTTTGATGGCACTCTGATTGAGGAGTGGGCAGGTTCAGCCAGTAATCAAAATGTCATTGTTTGGGGGAATGGTTCTTCTGGTACTAATGGTATTGCTAATTACCGATATGTCAGTTTCGAAACGTTTGGTCGTGGTCCCGAAATATTTGAAAGTGTTGTTTTTCAAGGTGGCCAAGAAGGGAATGATGGGATGAGTCATTACCGTATACCTTCGATGGTGCAATCTGGTGATGGTTCATTACTTGCTTTTATTGAAGGTCGCCCTAGTGGCGGTGACCCAGGACAAACTGGTCAAATTAATATCTCGATGAAACGCTCAATAGACAAAGGCCGTACTTGGTTACCGGTACAAATTATTGATCAAAACCCCTCTTATGACTATTCAGACCCTAGGCCTTTTATTGATAAAGCGACTAATACGGTTTATGTATTTTATGTTCAGTGGCCAGATCTATGCGCTCAAAATGGTAATTGTGTTGGACCCAACGATGCTAATTATATCTTCTATCGCACAAGTCGCGATAATGGTGTGACTTGGGATGAACCTATTGATGTTACTGCGCAAATTAAAGATCCTACTTGGCGCTCAATTAATCCAGGTCCAGGTCAAGGCATTCAATTACAGTGGCAAACCGTTGCTCAAGGAAACCATAATAGTCGATTAATTTTTCCTGCAATTGTGCGTGCAGGAAACAGTAATTTTTATGTGGCGACTGTATTTAGCGACGATAGCGGTGCAACTTGGCAAAAAGGCAGTTTCACGCCAGTTTCTGGACCTACCGAAGCTGATATGGTTGAGCTAAGCGATGGTACTTTATTGTTGAGTGCCCGAAATGATGGCGGCGCAGCAGGTACGCGTTATCACTTTTTAAGTCATGATGCTGGAGTCACTTGGGTGCAAACATCTCACGATCTTGTTGTATCTAAAGTTGATATTGGTCTCACTCGATATTCAGCGGTGCGTTCAGGTGATATTGAAGATCGTATTCTTGTCTCTGCACCTATGGGGATCTCTTCAGGTCCGAATCGCAATAATCTGGCTATATGGTCAAGCTTGGATGAAGGTGTAACTTTTGGTACGCCGCACCAATTGGTCTATGGCGTGAGTGCATATTCCGATATTGTTAGTTTACATGATGGATCAATAGGTATTATTTATGAGGCTACAGGCAGTACCTTATTGAAGTTTATTAATGTTGAACTTGAACAAATTAAATAA